A single window of Anopheles moucheti chromosome 2, idAnoMoucSN_F20_07, whole genome shotgun sequence DNA harbors:
- the LOC128297148 gene encoding uncharacterized protein LOC128297148 — MLKFVTVCCVLAWAGSAVGQEIPPYIKQCRRSDPALTDCLKEALQHLRPYLSSGIPEIKLPSVEPFVMDQLSLQLTGGPQGYRINLKNMEVFGASNFTVRSIKLADDSKPFEARLTIPRLTIHAKYTSSGVLIIIPASGSGDFDAVFDGVTADVKGLVSTNEKPTGTHLRVDKLDLNLSIKKPRLSVSKIFNNNRILTEATNLFLKENGHEVLRALQPQLQKKLSAEFTGIANQLLDNVPLRFFIVD, encoded by the exons ATGCTGAAGTTTGTGACCGTGTGTTGCGTACTGGCCTGGGCCGGTTCGGCTGTTGGGCAGGAAATTC CACCTTACATCAAACAATGTCGCCGCTCGGACCCTGCCCTGACCGACTGTTTGAAGGAAGCGTTACAGCATCTGCGTCCCTATCTATCCAGTGGCATCCCCGAGATAAAG TTACCCTCCGTCGAACCGTTCGTGATGGATCAACTGTCGCTGCAGCTCACCGGTGGACCTCAAGGATACCGGATCAACTTGAAAAATATGGAAGTGTTCGGTGCGAGCAATTTTACCGTCCGGTCGATCAA ACTGGCCGACGATAGCAAGCCGTTCGAGGCCCGCCTGACCATTCCGCGGTTGACGATCCACGCCAAATACACCAGCAGCGGTGTGTTGATCATCATTCCTGCGAGCGGCTCGGGTGATTTCGATGCCGTGTTCGATGGTGTCACTGCCGACGTGAAGGGGCTGGTGTCGACGAACGAGAAACCGACGGGAACGCATCTGCGCGTCGACAAGCTTGATCTGAACCTGTCGATCAAGAAGCCACGCCTTAGCGTTTCGAAGATCTTCAACAACAATCGCATTCTGA ccgaagcgacgaacctctTCCTGAAGGAGAACGGACACGAGGTGCTGCGTGCGTTGCAACCCCAGCTGCAGAAGAAGCTTTCCGCTGAGTTTACTGGCATCGCAAACCAGCTGCTGGACAACGTACCGCTTCGCTTCTTCATCGTAGACTAA